The Cloeon dipterum chromosome 3, ieCloDipt1.1, whole genome shotgun sequence genome includes a region encoding these proteins:
- the LOC135940613 gene encoding V-type proton ATPase subunit e 2-like — MGVEVWPLAVFTVIWAIVGIVGPFVVPKGPNRGVTRVALILTGVTCWLFWLCCYMAQMNPLIGPRLSNHTLLLIAREWGNQITPGPGPGH; from the exons ATGGGCGTCGAAGTTTGGCCTCTGGCCGTATTCACCGTCATCTGGGCCATTGTGGGAATTGTTGGCCCATTTGTTGTGCCTAAAGGACCGAACAGAGG AGTCACTCGAGTCGCCCTGATTTTAACTGGTGTCACATGCTGGCTCTT ctggttgTGCTGCTACATGGCCCAAATGAACCCCCTCATCGGGCCCAGGCTGTCGAACCACACCCTGCTGCTGATTGCTAGAGAATGG GGCAATCAAATTACTCCTGGTCCTGGTCCTGGTCACTAA